ttttttaattttaagtttatttgtgtattattgtagtcaacataataaaaaacGCTTTGGTAAAAAtctgaagttaaaaaaatgattattcaacGAGATAATGAGAGTTGATGAATAGCCGCGTAACGTCATAGAGCCGACAACTGAGCAGCCGCCTATATATGTTACGTGTAAAAGTAGTTTGATttacacaatgattttaataacttaaaatagtatttcagatttttttttcataatcctaaatatatttatgtgcttAAGACGATGGTgtgacttaaaatttaatatattttattgttgcataaattttataaattataatttattaatatattgaattcgCGACTCAAGTTCTATTGCCATATAAaccaaattttacaaaattcactataatagttttatctactataaaaaaactagaaagtatatcaaaattattatcacacCAGTgtcataaacacaaaaaaaacacttaaggttacataaaaaaatttaaaaatattatagttaacgaTTGAAATCGTTGCGTTAATTTAGACACTTTTGCACGTAAAACATACGCCGCCGTTCAGACTTCGGTTCTATGACGTCACACGCATATTTTCAAACGCctgtatctcattgaataattaGTGTTTAAGTGTGAGAGTGTGAAACCAACACCATATTTTTTAGACCATGACATACTTTAAATCCAAgcaaagttgttttttttagtgGTGTGATATCCATTAAGGTGTTTAAGATAGACAACCGAACGTACAACACTTCATCACGAGGCTGCCCGTGACGTTGTCGTACTCGTGTATGAGACCCTGGTGTGGAAACCTGGTAACGATGTCGTAAGCGATCTACATGAAGTAGTAATAAGTAAGTTAGTCGGTAATGTTGTCGGAATCGATAATTTTAGTGATCTACAAAAATTCTTTGTGCCAACCAATAACTATAAGGGggccaaatttatattttatagacccACAAACTTGATGTTTAATAGTGAAACTTGACAAACGTTTTATGTCAATGGAGTTCTATTTGGAAGGTGAGAAAAATGATTCTAATTATCCATCAAAAGTGATTTTTTCGAAATGACCTTTTgttagtacttagtacttagtagGATGTTGATATaggacctatattataggtagtaatgatgatatttttacatagcaacctttttttttttaaatactgcattttataaattatttggtcgtattttagattctgagtggaacgatgaatgtattgattttacaatgatgtgtgtttttttttttttttttgtgttatgtatttccaatagttttcaaaagtgcagtgaaaaacaaaagaaaaattaaggaaaaacgggaatttttacgcaaaatctgttttcgagaacattgattttggtttttggtgtaaccttAAAACGAATGACAGTAGATACATGAATTTTCACTGNNNNNNNNNNNNNNNNNNNNNNNNNNNNNNNNNNNNNNNNNNNNNNNNNNNNNNNNNNNNNNNNNNNNNNNNNNNNNNNNNNNNNNNNNNNNNNNNNNNNNNNNNNNNNNNNNNNNNNNNNNNNNNNNNNNNNNNNNNNNNNNNNNNNNNNNNNNNNNNNNNNNNNNNNNNNNNNNNNNNNNNNNNNNNNNNNNNNNNNNNNNNNNNNNNNNNNNNNNNNNNNNNNNNNNNNNNNNNNNNNNNNNNNNNNNNNNNNNNNNNNNNNNNNNNNNNNNNNNNNNNNNNNNNNNNNNNNNNNNNNNNNNNNNNNNNNNNNNNNNNNNNNNNNNNNNNNNNNNNNNNNNNNNNNNNNNNNNNNNNNNNNNNNNNNNNNNNNNNNNNNNNNNNNNNNNNNNNNNNNNNNNNNNNNNNNNNNNNNNNNNNNNNNNNNNNNNNNNNNNNNNNNNNNNNNNNNNNNNNNNNNNNNNNNNNNNNNNNNNNNNNNNNNNNNNNNNNNNNNNNNNNNNNNNNNNNNNNNNNNNNNNNNNNNNNNNNNNNNNNNNNNNNNNNNNNNNNNNNNNNNNNNNNNNNNNNNNNNNNNNNNNNNNNNNNNNNNNNNNNNNNNNNNNNNNNNNNNNNNNNNNNNNNNNNNNNNNNNNNNNNNNNNNNNNNNNNNNNNNNNNNNgaaattcatatttttacaacatttgatattcactcaatttcttacgtaacgattatcttattttgttttaattaaaaaacgagcgactgtagaaacttgaaaatttcactgaatgtttatattagaattttctatacacgataaaaatttgaaaataacttgactctttttgagctgcttacggacattgtcattttttcaattttttcaatttttttttctataaatatcaataaaattttatttgtttggtaaaaatgcgtgaaaatttaatgcaaggctcctgatatattgttataatagcaattgtaaaatattaaaaatacataggcacacatttgttttataagcatttgaagttgaaattttaacaaaatgtatcaaatttaaaattgaataattattttgtagttaaaaatttataaaatgttcaacttttatatctaaggattgaaaatttaaaacaagatttcacgtaaatatttaattctgttaccaaaaattctaagaaatacataagcacagtttatttttatagtaattttaagttcaaatttggacgaaattacatattaaaaaacctggaataactattttagttattttgttgtgattgtataatattacttgtgggtacttgaaacttctaaagtatactattatatatctatgatagtaccacggtttgttgttgatgtataacgcgttacctaatggatattgtgatatgattaatttggaatttattattgatacctattataggtcaatttttttttaatactatagataagtatacctataataggtatgtctaatacctagactgacaaaccgtctccgctcagaatcgtttttcttatacagtgatattatatcattgaattcaaatttaatactatctattaaacagtgacccacttgtaacctactgtacagcagagcgacatccacttacccaccttttttgttttgtttttaataatattatagttataagtacttataacattgaactataatttataacatacgttttcataaataaatatttactttaatcatttttataaactgtttttaCGTACTTTTTTGTTAGGTAGTTTACGCGATACCAATCTGTTACGTGGATCGCGAAAATGATGGCAAATCTCCGACAATAATGTTTCCGAAAAACCGAAATAGGAATGTCAATATGTCATTAGGACATTaggtatagttaaatatttaaattattataatgttgatttttaaaaatacaagatTACTCTTTCGAGAGCAACCGAACACCAAGACTTTAAATGATGGCAAGTCGGCATTGTGAATTAAGTTCCCAATGATTTGCTCCTTAAAAAATAGCCGGCGCCGGGcgcgttaatataatattacaaaaatacaaaagaatGGCATTGGGaaactaattattatgtattcaacacgatttaagatagtaccatcttaaatcgtggtattCAACCTGTTGATGCCGTCTGAAACTCTGAAGATAACAGCAGCGTCATCTACCACCGCCATTGTGTCCATTCCGGATAAAACCTCCCGAATGTGTCGTTATTTAATCGATAGACGGCGCTGtcgtatacaattttagtttaaaaaaaaattaaatttccaaatttttgATTCTCCGCCAACAGTCAATCGGCAAGGGCCACGGTTATACGATCATTTcacattatagatatttttacaagtaatataggtataatttaagtttatttaacataatatttctatatttgttaacaattttttttcaaaaattgaaaaaaaaaatatgtttataatatcgttattaatGATtcatgagttataacttataatgacatccatattaatgaaaatagaATTATAGACACTTGTTACTTGTTAGAGATACTAACAACTATCTGTTAGTGCTACACTTGTTATGCTACTACCATTGatcactataaattattacaatgtgAATTTATTAACTAGTAATGTATTACTGAATATCTTTGGACTTTGATAGTTATATTAAACATGCCTTTGATCTTGGCGATAGCTAAATATTGCACTTATTGAAGCAGATTTATGTCTTAGATTGGTTAGGTCAATTTTGATACAACTATTTCACtctttattaattacctatgtataacatattttattatgttaccttaagggtcccggtgccagtttttcaaattttccacaattctataaaattttaaaattttaaaattttatattttagttgctacctcaattataagacttttccactaatctactacccgataactatttaggggtagttgatagggtgtattagaaaaaaattactttacgggaataactctcaagctttatagaattgtcggattttgatgagtattattctatctgaaagaagaagacttcctacagcccgcatcgatctctgattttgtattttattttaaataatagtataaaataatttataaaaaaagctaaaaattgtcttttttttaaagacttataattaagtttgagatgaaaataacgaaaaaaggAGTTCGATGGGGGCTGTATAATATTctcctctattaataaaaaaaaaaattatcaaatttggttaactctacagggcaggatcattattcccgtaaaccgtgtttttgaggtcaaaatcacattggcaccgggcgccttaatgtatttaaataataactgtaaacCACACTACCACAGTCAATGTGGTTCttactcaaattaaattattcttatatcAGTTGCATTGTATTCAGTCCAAAGTTGGAGCTGTATTATAAGgtcattaaacataattatttactaacaaTATCCTAATGCTATGATCTACTGTCTTATCGAGACAAACAGAACGAGTAAGTAAATGTTCAATGATTGGTgtctataagaaaaatattgttcaataaagatgttatattttcattgaaacaacattttttgtaagAATAAAGTAATGTAAtccttttttgaatttatacttAAAGCTACAACTtgaaaatacaacaatattcatggtctaattaacatttaacaccaCAATTTATATGagtaatgattatatatttttttaattatatatttatactatgaaATTGAATTAGGCATTTTTAGTTTACTGATAATcatattctaattataatatcactcaaattaaatttaaaatattatatataaaaacttactaaaaaaaaaaatagttatttaattattattatgtctaaatgtcttcaattaaataaaaattcccaagttaataaaaaattaaattgtgttctactttaaaaacaagtatgacaagttgtataaaaaaatgtattaatttaatggttcactaaaaTTGAATGGACCAACTAAATCTTGTTTAAGGTACCTGCAGTACCTCACCATTGattcattaattgtttaatgattttttggcattaaaaagttcatattaagataattacgggtattggatattataatttaattatatgtgtaagtaggtaggtagctaaattatttgaaattataaatttataagaatgatcaacattattattgtctttCATTATaacatactaattattattgttacataaataaaaatatctatctaaaattgttatatgtatgaacataaaaacaatttgatgaataaataaataaataaataataagtgtacaattttgtttaatatcaataatataaagtttaatttcagttacctaatacaaatacaattatttaataacataacaatattatttttttaggtaatcaaattagttataaaaacatagatttaaccattttatttaatttgctaTAGCTATAGACAACAGACTTGAGTAAGCCAGCTGTTGGTATTCCTTTTATACTTTGCATAAGActtgaataaaaaactattctaCAAATACCATTGCGCACAATTTTACTAACATCATCTTGTTTTGCTAAATCTTCTAATATTCTATCATTATTCAATTTGTTCTTATAAGAtctgaataaaatattctttaaattttgtGGTAACCTTTGTAAATGATACAATTTGCTCTCCGAACTCTTGTCTTgttctaaaaatgaatttatagaCAGTCTATCGCTCATTGATTTAAAAACTGGTGTATATAATGTCCTGAATTTTTCTATTTGAGGTTGTACAATGTTTGCCACTTTGTTCTTGTCCTCACCAATAATCATACGGAAATCTCCTCGATACGATAGACCTGCAATGGCAATATATAGGTCTATTTCGGAAAATTTTTCAGGTAACTGAAGTAATGCAGCATGCACAGCACTTCTTAGATTATGCATAACCAAATCACTTAATCCTTCATCACGCAATACTAACACAGGCTTCTGAAGTCGGCCAGCTATGTAAAGTGTGTACCATGACTGTAAATCTTGACGAAAATCTTTAACATCTATAATGCCATATTTGAACATTAAGTTGTCTACTGTGatatgtgtattaaaatatacattagcACCAAATGAAGTTTGAACACTTGATAAGACTGATGCTCCTAAGTAACGAATCGATGAATAATGATCTGGATTAATTGTTAAATTCTCTTGATGAAAGTCGTGTGTAttgtttacaacaaatattaggTCCACCATTGCACGATCCGTACGACCAGCCTGTTGAAATACACCAGATCCATAAGCAAAGCAGTACACCAAGTGTTTAGTAGGAAATTTAGTGAGAATCCGATTTAAATCCACAAACATAGTTATATTAATCGTTAaaattgtgtacaataataatttttgtattaaaaatcattaacttacaattaactaatatttacatttttacgaaGATTCAAAGCTGAGTGAATggatttatataggtatctatagaaCCCAacactttaatttttcttaagaaCTCAAATCTGTTGATTACGACAATTCGGACAATTACGTACTGGAGTGTAAGGTTTCAAAGCACGAACAAGTACttcgtttttaagtttttactaaaTCGTCCATTTGTAGCAATCcgaagtattataattattaattgtgatttttactgattttgattttagatttatcAACTATCAACAATCAACAACTTGTAAATTGCATTGAACTATATGATATCATATGTGATATCATATGGTTCAATCATgttcacgattaaagatagtatggttgcccaacgaatagaaaagaaaagtgtctaccgaaatgaatctccattatcagtattaaacagcCGGAAACTTCCgctctagcgcttatttgtggtaatgactaatgactttaaatgcaattaactttcaaatgtaaattgtagttccgtgatagccactatgacatataagcgctagtgcttaagtctccagctgtttaatttaactttaatactgattatagagattcatttcggtacgcacttttcaagtatgagaatcatacgtcgatgggtaaccatactatctatagccaTGATCATGTTCAAtggtaaattgtaatgttatatatttgttatcttTCAATGAAGTACAGATAACATTATCTATAGCTGTACAAGGAAGTGTCCAATAGAGCTGCTATCTGCTGGTAAAATAAAgcaaaacttgaaattttaataaagtattttatattgtaataaaattgatagCAGCACTAGTAAGCgaattgaacaataatattattattttatatttcttaatgctTCCACAGACGATACTTGGTAtgcatattaatcatattattatttattgcatattattttatagactaTACTACTACAGTAatactaatatgtatttaaacaatacaacagtttgttagttattttgtaacaaattaataatttatttcatataactatatatccATGTTATattcataacaattaacaagtCAACTTAAAAgtgaattagtttttataatgtgcacttatagcctatagcctattggtaataaataataattaaataatttaacatgatATGTATTAATCAAGCTTATATAATAAACGTCACTGGTTTTTCAAACGGACGGTTAGTTATATAGATAAGCTATTCTAAGAATATTGTTTCTAAAGCAGCCACCATCATGTAGGCTTCGCAGTTGGCAGTTCTATTATCTGTTTGTTTAATCtattatgatttgtattttgtaggaCACGTTCGTTGTCGCCTGTCGGGTTGTCCactacatacaaattatattaatttattatttatatttacattttatatttacttgatactaattatttaaataaatattttcaattatttttacaattttgtttattaataatgtctAAACGTTATATTCAAGTGgaagtttaaaaagaaaattaaaaaaacagcgcattgaaaaagaaaaactacTCCGcgaataaatgattttttgaatAGAGATGATCTTGGAAATAATTCATGTATAAGTACGACTGTGAAATCTACGCCTGCGGAAACAACTGATATTGTAAGTAGTTTAATGTTGCCAttctataatagtttaataaaaaattcaatcttttattttgataaattttgaagGGAAtttgacaaacaaaaatatgtggttcgttatgaactattttaatattatataaagtcctAAACTAATtaagaaagaaaataaatttagttttaaaataatgtacttattattctattatatttttaattatttataaaactgttattcTTATAGCACCACTAGTATCGAatgtaacaaacaaaatatatagttataattattaaattattgtgacCGAAATGAAATTTCAGAAGCTAAACAACTTGTAAAAAGTCTTGAAAGTTTCAGCTTTGTATTAACGTTGGTATTTGTAAGTGATATACTAAAAAAAGTAGATGGTGTCTCACAATTGTTACAACAGCGAGATATTGATCTTCACAAAGCTACAGGACTACTACAAACATTAacaagtaatttgaaaattataagagGACATTTTTCGGAATTTTTCACAGAAGCTACAAATCTTTCGAAAACATGGGGCATAACACCAACATTTAAAAACCAAAggtatagcaaaaaaaaaatgttttttgatgaGCTTTGTGAAGACCAAAGATTAAAATCACctggaaaaaaatttgaagttgaaatttttaatataacacttGATCGTAGTATCAATGAAATGGAACGTAGATTTCAAAGTTTTAATTACGTTTCTCActtttttaaatgcttacaacCTATTTCATTATCAGAACTAAACGACGAGGAACTACACAAGGAAGCAGAAATactacaaaaaaagtataacCACGATATTTCTCCAGACTTTGTTCATCAGATTCTATCTTTTCGTTCATGTTTTAaggatataatattgaaaaattcaaaaacaacaaAAGAAATTGCAGAAATGTTATTAATTGAACATTCTCCTTTTACAACAACATACCCTGATGTGTGCACtgcttttattttgtatttgacgTTACCCATTACAGTTGCAGCAGCAGAGCGATCGTtctcaaaactaaaaataataaaaaaaaattctagccCCCCCACAaagaaatatacatttgatattttttgtggataataaatatatttaaaataattattaatatacttcaacaattaacaaacaatatttaaaaaaaattacttatatttttcgaCGTGCACGGTCTAGAGCAAATTCTTGAATAATATGATCACAGCTTATTGTTGTAGTTATATCAGCTTCTATATTCATAATTGCTAATGCAGATAACCTTTCTTCTCCTATGCTTGACCTTAAGTATGATTTTATACGTTTTAGGATTGAAAAAGATCTCTCGGTTGAACAGT
This portion of the Acyrthosiphon pisum isolate AL4f chromosome A1, pea_aphid_22Mar2018_4r6ur, whole genome shotgun sequence genome encodes:
- the LOC100166047 gene encoding phosphatidate cytidylyltransferase, mitochondrial isoform X2 — translated: MVDLIFVVNNTHDFHQENLTINPDHYSSIRYLGASVLSSVQTSFGANVYFNTHITVDNLMFKYGIIDVKDFRQDLQSWYTLYIAGRLQKPVLVLRDEGLSDLVMHNLRSAVHAALLQLPEKFSEIDLYIAIAGLSYRGDFRMIIGEDKNKVANIVQPQIEKFRTLYTPVFKSMSDRLSINSFLEQDKSSESKLYHLQRLPQNLKNILFRSYKNKLNNDRILEDLAKQDDVSKIVRNGICRIVFYSSLMQSIKGIPTAGLLKSVVYSYSKLNKMVKSMFL
- the LOC100166047 gene encoding phosphatidate cytidylyltransferase, mitochondrial isoform X1, with amino-acid sequence MFVDLNRILTKFPTKHLVYCFAYGSGVFQQAGRTDRAMVDLIFVVNNTHDFHQENLTINPDHYSSIRYLGASVLSSVQTSFGANVYFNTHITVDNLMFKYGIIDVKDFRQDLQSWYTLYIAGRLQKPVLVLRDEGLSDLVMHNLRSAVHAALLQLPEKFSEIDLYIAIAGLSYRGDFRMIIGEDKNKVANIVQPQIEKFRTLYTPVFKSMSDRLSINSFLEQDKSSESKLYHLQRLPQNLKNILFRSYKNKLNNDRILEDLAKQDDVSKIVRNGICRIVFYSSLMQSIKGIPTAGLLKSVVYSYSKLNKMVKSMFL